A genome region from Clupea harengus chromosome 7, Ch_v2.0.2, whole genome shotgun sequence includes the following:
- the tmem161b gene encoding transmembrane protein 161B: MGVISVQLVVTMVMASVIQKIIPHYSFARWLLCSGGLRWYQHPSDDELRSLAGKLQKGKSKKDRKHNGHIDNRPLTIPKDIDLQLETKCITEVDTLALHYFPEFQWLVDFTVAATVVYLITELYFCVAEANGEMNISVVWCMLVLAFVIKILFSLTAHYFRLEEGGERSLCITFAFFFFVKAMAILIVTENYLEFGLESGFANFSESAVQFLENQGLQSQGPISKLTFKLILALLCSLTGAFLTFPGLRLAQMHLDALTLTTGRVTQTLLHINFLAPLIMVLLWVKPLTKDYIMNPTLGKESVPLMTERTFDTLRLWAILLLCALRLAMMRHHLQAYLNLANKAVEQMKKEAGRISTVDLQKMVARVFYYLCVIALQYMAPLVMLLHTTLLLKTLGGHSWGVYPEEDLCALHVSSEAAATADGGAGALAAAATEAKAGAAAAPAVAQLSMALGGLRTVFSPLLFSGLLSFFTWWIAACLFSTSIFGIFYHQYLMAA, from the exons ggTGTGATCAGTGTGCAGCTGGTAGTTACCATGGTAATGGCCAGCGTGATCCAGAAGATCATACCACACTACTCCTTCGCAAGATGGCTCCTCTGCAGTGGCGG TCTGCGTTGGTACCAGCATCCCTCAGATGATGAGCTGCGAAGCCTCGCTGGAAAACTCCAAAAGGGAAAGAGCAAGAAAGACAG GAAGCACAACGGGCACATAGACAACAGGCCTCTGACCATTCCCAAGGACATCGACCTCCAGCTGGAGACGAAATGCATTACCGAAGTAGACACGCTAG CACTTCATTATTTCCCAGAGTTCCAGTGGCTGGTGGACTTCACGGTGGCCGCCACAGTGGTTTACCTCATCACCGAGCTGTACTTCTGCGTGGCTGAAGCAAACGGAGAGATGAACATCAGCGTGGTGTGGTGCATGCTGGTCCTGGCCTTTGTCAT AAAGattctcttctccctcaccGCCCATTACTTCaggctggaggaggggggagaacgCTCCCTCTGCATCACGtttgccttcttcttcttcgtcaaGGCCATGGCCATCCTCATCGTCACTGAGAACTACCTGGAGTTTGGCCTGGAGAGCG GGTTCGCTAATTTCTCTGAAAGTGCTGTGCAGTTTCTCGAGAATCAAGGGCTTCAGTCGCA GGGCCCCATATCCAAGCTAACCTTCAAGCTGATCCtggctctcctctgctccctgaCTGGAGCGTTCCTGACCTTTCCAGGCCTGCGATTGGCTCAGATGCATCTGGATGCCCTCACCCTGACCACAGGCAGAGTGACGCA gaCTTTGTTGCACATCAACTTCCTGGCCCCACTGATAATGGTTCTGCTGTGGGTGAAGCCTTTAACGAAGGACTACATAATGAACCCCACTCTAGGGAAGGAGAGTGTGCCTTT gATGACTGAGCGGACGTTTGACACGCTGCGTCTGTGGGCCATCCTGCTGCTGTGCGCTCTGCGGCTGGCCATGATGCGCCACCACCTGCAGGCCTACCTCAACCTGGCCAATAAGGCCGTGGAGCAGATGAAGAAGGAGGCCGGCCGCATCAGCACCGTCGACCTGCAGAAGATG GTGGCCCGGGTCTTTTACTACCTATGTGTTATTGCACTCCAGTACATGGCACCTTTGGTGATGCTGCTGCACACAACCTTGCTGCTAAAAACTTTAG GCGGTCACTCGTGGGGAGTGTACCCTGAGGAGGATCTCTGCGCTCTGCATGTGAGCTCCGAGGCCGCCGCCACCGCGGATGGAGGGGCAGGAGCACTGGCAGCTGCAGCCACAGAGGCCAAAGCAGGGGCCGCGGCCGCGCCGGCCGTGGCCCAACTGTCTATGGCCCTGGGTGGCCTGCGGACAGTCTTTagccccctcctcttctctggcCTGCTCTCCTTCTTCACCTGGTGGATCGCCGCCtgcctcttctccacctccatcttcGGCATCTTCTACCACCAGTACCTGATGGCTGCGTAG